The following coding sequences lie in one Verrucomicrobiales bacterium genomic window:
- a CDS encoding amidohydrolase family protein translates to MKTLTSNAASRAPRPTRRLRSIPGLVLAVSGLLALFPPNLQAQETPVAFVGAQILPIQGPPLEAGVMVVHHGRIVFIGPKGSVVPEGATIRNVEGKILMPGLIDTHSHIGSPEGGDSSAPIQPDTRVLDSIDVRDASLQKAQAGGITTVNIMPGSGHLISGQTLYLKLREGLVINELFITNDSGKAVGGLKMANGTNSRRDPPFPGTRAKSAALVREKFVAAQEYREKILRAKGDAEKMPSRDLALETLVEVLEGRRVVHHHTHRHDDILTVLRLQKEFGFRVVLHHVSDAWKVAKEIALAGASCSIIVIDSPGGKLEAKDIDWKNGAALEQAGARIGFHTDDPVTDSRLFLRSAALSVRAGMSRETALRGLTLAGAEMLDLQARVGSLEIGKDADFIVLSGDPLSVYTHVLETWVEGKKVFDRTDPKDRLWSTGGLGAGNPRAAHLCCFGTWEEAR, encoded by the coding sequence GTGAAGACCTTGACCTCCAACGCAGCTTCCAGGGCGCCACGCCCAACTAGGCGACTCCGCAGTATTCCTGGTCTGGTCCTGGCGGTATCCGGGCTCCTGGCCCTTTTTCCTCCCAATCTCCAAGCGCAGGAGACTCCAGTCGCGTTCGTCGGTGCCCAAATACTCCCGATTCAAGGTCCGCCGCTAGAAGCAGGGGTAATGGTGGTGCATCACGGTCGGATTGTCTTTATCGGGCCCAAAGGCAGCGTCGTGCCAGAAGGTGCGACGATTCGCAATGTCGAGGGGAAGATTCTCATGCCCGGACTCATTGACACCCACAGCCATATTGGAAGTCCGGAAGGTGGCGACTCCTCGGCTCCCATTCAGCCAGACACCCGGGTTCTGGACTCAATCGACGTTCGCGATGCGAGCCTGCAAAAGGCCCAAGCGGGCGGAATCACCACGGTGAACATCATGCCAGGCTCCGGCCATCTGATCAGCGGGCAGACGCTCTATCTCAAGTTGCGCGAAGGTTTGGTTATCAACGAGTTGTTCATCACCAATGACTCGGGCAAAGCGGTTGGGGGTCTCAAAATGGCGAACGGCACGAATTCCCGCCGTGACCCTCCTTTCCCCGGCACGCGAGCGAAGTCCGCCGCCTTGGTGCGGGAGAAGTTCGTTGCCGCGCAGGAATATCGCGAAAAGATCCTGAGAGCGAAGGGCGACGCAGAAAAAATGCCCTCGCGTGACCTGGCTTTGGAAACGTTGGTTGAGGTTCTGGAGGGCCGCCGGGTGGTGCACCATCACACCCATCGTCATGACGACATTCTGACCGTGCTTCGGCTGCAAAAGGAATTCGGATTCCGGGTGGTGCTTCATCATGTGAGCGACGCCTGGAAGGTGGCCAAGGAGATCGCCCTGGCCGGTGCCTCCTGCTCGATCATTGTCATCGACAGCCCCGGGGGAAAACTGGAGGCGAAGGATATAGACTGGAAGAATGGCGCCGCGTTGGAACAGGCCGGGGCTCGCATCGGCTTTCATACCGATGATCCAGTCACCGATTCTCGACTCTTTCTGCGGTCGGCGGCCCTCTCGGTTCGGGCGGGGATGTCCCGCGAGACCGCCCTTCGCGGGTTGACGCTCGCAGGCGCGGAGATGCTGGATCTTCAGGCTCGAGTGGGCTCCTTGGAGATCGGCAAGGACGCCGACTTCATCGTGTTGTCCGGCGACCCGCTGAGCGTTTACACCCATGTGCTGGAGACCTGGGTTGAAGGCAAGAAAGTGTTCGATCGAACCGATCCGAAGGATCGACTCTGGTCAACGGGAGGACTGGGAGCGGGAAATCCTCGAGCAGCTCATCTCTGCTGCTTTGGAACATGGGAGGAGGCGCGATGA
- a CDS encoding autotransporter-associated beta strand repeat-containing protein: protein MNISSSTVARRAATAVLSLLVLCMAQSAFAATRFWTGASATSGNWTTGGNWQGGVAPSPGDILQFVESGARKTSNTNNFAAGTTFSVINCFGTGGYRLRGNRVTITNSVNVGNPAGNHIIDLDITFGGPETSISFEVVDAGASLTVNGDINLTSRTLVPEGPGDITIAGTIAGTGGVFKNNPGGLWFEGLGANTFTGTTTVGRGVLRLNRYNLSGGLTLVGTTAIAGNLVIGDFASTVIGDIAVLDRDHQIADTSIVSVLATGSLELSGDDDTIGTLNLRGGTVTTGAGILNVDGGIYASVPSVVSKESTIAGRLNLGSRGDAAQIVDVASGAQLNISAQISGVSTADLIKTNRGDLFLSQSNIFSGDVEIKGGTITISDGHALGTTNGVTRFLGGTLYLEPPTSFGIPESIEAADLGNPTPDSHLRLLKGNVSWLGNLRLEQHLYFGVETNATLTVVGQISGPDGWSKRGPGTLQFKTPYTNSYEGYSAVFEGNFIMDGVFHQPVISGYWFSLFGSQGSTRAWMIKNNQIADTTHVELHTGGVLDLAGFNDTVGRLTVRGGSTIETGAGILTLNDSLSSIRSFFETEPARIHGHLSLGGATRSISAYTEGDVNNLSLLITAEISDGGAPAGFNKGWNGPLQLTGANTFTGPVSVTDGTLILSHSSALGSSDAGTTVSGTNGARIFLQPSGGNIVTMEPLTLNSTGPGSPVVLENFTGLNQWNGPITLLAPENTISVLSIPRTLSLGGAISGPGGLRKVGPGHLILNGLPANTFAGLTTVADGDLILDKPTSEAINASTLVIGDNVGLPNTDRVIVRGLGDEINNGTRVLINGSGQLILDGFLDMVGSIEGSGNIDFSNPTSGLIVGRNDLSTTFDGVISGAGGFEKIGAGTLILNGTHTYTGASGATEGTLVVNGSIASSLLVQLNRPLVTITNTPFGVLAGNGSVPAIFPYPGGTVSPGASPGRLTVAGHADLTDSDLRIEINGTIPIAQYDQLRVDGNVILSNTRLFFTVGFLPTTNDTFLILEKTSPGPINGFFLNTTEGSFVGSGSSTYHITYQGGDGNDVVLRRVEIPGSKITGIAPDGGEKMVITGQGVPFVSYILEATPTLTAPIPWMPVLTNSADVSGIYQFTEPYAEAGLNLYPQRYFRVISP from the coding sequence ATGAACATCTCCAGTAGTACCGTCGCCCGCCGCGCCGCCACTGCGGTTCTTTCACTTCTTGTCCTCTGCATGGCTCAGTCCGCTTTCGCCGCCACTCGCTTCTGGACCGGTGCCTCCGCCACCAGCGGCAACTGGACCACGGGCGGGAACTGGCAGGGTGGCGTCGCGCCTTCGCCCGGGGACATTCTCCAGTTCGTGGAATCCGGTGCGCGCAAGACGAGCAACACGAATAATTTCGCTGCAGGAACGACGTTCTCGGTCATCAACTGCTTTGGTACCGGAGGCTACCGCCTGCGCGGCAATCGCGTCACGATCACCAACTCGGTCAACGTAGGCAACCCTGCAGGCAACCACATCATCGACTTGGACATCACGTTCGGAGGGCCTGAAACGAGCATTTCATTCGAGGTTGTTGACGCCGGGGCCAGTTTGACGGTGAACGGCGACATCAATCTCACATCCCGAACGCTGGTGCCAGAAGGTCCCGGGGACATCACCATCGCCGGGACTATCGCCGGCACGGGCGGCGTGTTCAAAAATAACCCTGGCGGCCTCTGGTTCGAAGGGCTCGGCGCAAACACGTTCACAGGTACTACCACCGTTGGCCGCGGAGTCCTCCGCCTGAACCGCTACAATCTTTCGGGTGGCCTTACCCTCGTCGGCACCACGGCCATCGCCGGGAACCTCGTCATCGGTGACTTCGCCAGCACCGTCATTGGCGACATTGCTGTGTTGGACCGTGATCATCAAATCGCTGACACTTCGATCGTTTCGGTCCTCGCCACCGGCAGCCTCGAACTCAGTGGCGATGACGACACCATTGGCACGCTCAACCTGCGTGGCGGCACTGTCACCACCGGCGCGGGCATCCTCAATGTCGACGGCGGCATCTACGCTTCCGTGCCGAGCGTCGTGAGCAAGGAGTCGACCATCGCTGGCCGGCTGAATCTTGGCTCGCGCGGCGATGCCGCGCAGATCGTGGATGTTGCATCCGGGGCGCAATTAAACATTAGTGCACAGATTTCCGGTGTCAGTACTGCCGACCTCATCAAAACAAACCGCGGCGATCTTTTCCTCAGCCAGTCGAATATCTTCTCGGGCGACGTGGAGATCAAAGGCGGCACCATCACGATCAGCGATGGCCACGCCCTCGGGACCACCAACGGCGTCACCCGCTTTCTGGGTGGAACGCTCTACCTAGAGCCTCCGACCAGTTTTGGGATTCCTGAGTCCATTGAAGCAGCGGACCTCGGCAATCCGACTCCCGACTCTCACTTGCGCCTACTCAAGGGGAACGTTTCCTGGCTCGGCAATCTCCGGCTTGAGCAGCACCTTTACTTCGGTGTCGAGACAAACGCCACCCTCACCGTCGTCGGTCAAATCTCCGGCCCCGACGGATGGAGCAAGCGAGGCCCCGGCACGCTGCAGTTCAAGACTCCCTACACGAATAGCTATGAGGGATACAGTGCTGTGTTTGAGGGTAACTTCATCATGGACGGCGTGTTCCACCAGCCCGTGATTTCGGGATATTGGTTCTCCCTCTTCGGCTCGCAGGGCTCCACTCGAGCTTGGATGATTAAGAACAACCAGATAGCCGACACCACTCACGTCGAACTCCATACTGGTGGTGTGCTTGATCTTGCCGGCTTCAACGACACGGTTGGCAGGCTCACGGTTCGTGGCGGCAGCACCATCGAAACGGGTGCCGGGATACTCACGCTCAACGACAGCCTCAGTTCCATTCGCTCTTTCTTCGAGACCGAACCTGCACGTATCCACGGACACCTTTCGCTGGGCGGCGCCACCCGTAGCATCAGTGCCTACACCGAAGGTGATGTGAATAACCTCAGTCTGCTCATCACGGCCGAGATCAGCGACGGCGGTGCGCCCGCAGGCTTTAACAAGGGCTGGAATGGTCCCCTACAACTGACCGGCGCGAACACCTTCACTGGCCCCGTTTCCGTCACTGACGGCACGCTGATTCTTTCGCACTCCAGTGCGCTCGGTTCGTCCGACGCAGGCACTACCGTGTCCGGCACCAACGGAGCGAGGATTTTTCTCCAGCCTTCGGGAGGCAACATCGTCACGATGGAACCGTTAACGCTGAACAGCACCGGCCCTGGCTCGCCGGTCGTGCTGGAGAATTTTACCGGCCTCAACCAATGGAATGGTCCGATCACCTTGCTGGCGCCGGAGAACACCATCTCCGTCTTGAGCATTCCCCGCACGCTCTCCCTTGGTGGCGCGATCAGCGGCCCTGGTGGCTTGCGGAAAGTCGGCCCCGGCCACCTCATCCTGAACGGGCTCCCGGCCAACACCTTCGCTGGGCTCACCACCGTGGCCGACGGTGACCTGATTCTCGACAAACCCACGAGCGAGGCCATCAACGCCAGTACACTCGTCATCGGCGACAACGTGGGTCTCCCGAATACTGACCGGGTGATCGTGCGCGGGTTGGGCGATGAGATTAACAACGGAACTCGCGTGCTGATCAACGGCAGCGGTCAGTTGATCCTCGATGGCTTCCTGGACATGGTCGGCTCCATCGAAGGCAGCGGTAACATCGACTTTAGCAATCCAACTAGTGGCCTCATCGTAGGACGTAACGATCTCTCCACCACCTTCGACGGCGTGATCAGCGGTGCAGGCGGTTTCGAGAAGATCGGGGCGGGTACCCTCATCCTAAACGGCACGCATACCTACACCGGCGCATCCGGTGCCACCGAAGGCACGCTGGTCGTTAACGGCAGCATCGCCTCCAGCTTGCTTGTGCAGCTAAACCGTCCGCTCGTTACCATCACCAACACGCCCTTTGGCGTGCTCGCCGGCAATGGCAGCGTCCCTGCGATTTTCCCTTACCCGGGCGGAACCGTCTCGCCGGGTGCCAGCCCCGGACGGCTCACGGTCGCCGGCCACGCCGACCTAACCGATTCCGACCTGCGCATCGAGATCAATGGCACGATACCCATTGCGCAGTACGACCAGCTTCGCGTCGATGGGAACGTCATCCTGAGCAACACGCGCCTGTTCTTCACCGTTGGCTTTCTTCCCACCACGAACGACACATTTCTGATTCTGGAGAAGACCAGCCCAGGTCCGATCAACGGGTTCTTCCTCAACACCACCGAAGGCTCCTTCGTGGGCAGCGGCTCGAGCACCTACCACATCACATATCAGGGCGGCGACGGCAACGATGTTGTTCTGCGCCGCGTGGAAATCCCCGGCTCGAAGATCACCGGCATCGCGCCGGACGGCGGTGAGAAGATGGTCATCACCGGTCAGGGCGTGCCTTTTGTCAGCTACATCCTCGAAGCAACGCCGACACTGACCGCGCCCATCCCATGGATGCCTGTGCTGACCAACTCAGCCGACGTCTCGGGCATCTATCAATTTACAGAACCCTACGCAGAGGCTGGCCTGAACCTCTATCCGCAACGTTACTTCCGCGTGATCAGTCCTTGA
- a CDS encoding amidohydrolase family protein: MNRVWISTFTLWMGCLLQSGQAAENLAIHGETVHTMAGPPLKDGVVLVQDGKITSVGAAASMRIPDGFKRLQARVVTPGLIDARTVVGLSGILNQPHDQEQMERSAPVQPELRAIDAYNSRDDLVDYVRSFGVTTLHTGHAPGSVISGQTMVVKTYPPSLDQALILPESMIAATLGGGSTSGEKGKSPGTRAKAMAMLRAELLKAQDYVRKQAVPDLEKRPARDLHLETLGRALSGKQPLLITVHRHQDILAALRLADEFKLKIVLDGVADAPLVIDAIKASGFPVVLHPTQFRSSGEAENLSMETASKLQAAGISFALQSGFETYVPKTRIVLLEAAVAAANGLTFDQALASITISAAKVLGLEQRLGSLEPGKDADLALYDGDPFEYTTHCIAVIVSGVQTDARPR; encoded by the coding sequence ATGAACCGTGTTTGGATCTCGACATTCACGCTCTGGATGGGCTGCCTGCTGCAATCTGGACAGGCGGCCGAAAACCTCGCCATCCATGGCGAGACCGTTCACACCATGGCCGGCCCTCCGCTCAAGGACGGGGTCGTTTTGGTTCAGGACGGCAAAATCACCTCCGTCGGTGCGGCGGCAAGCATGCGCATCCCGGACGGATTCAAAAGGCTGCAGGCACGAGTCGTGACCCCCGGTCTGATTGACGCGCGCACGGTGGTCGGACTCTCGGGGATCCTGAATCAACCTCACGACCAGGAGCAGATGGAAAGGTCCGCTCCCGTGCAGCCGGAGTTGCGCGCCATCGATGCCTACAACTCGCGCGATGACTTGGTGGATTACGTCCGGAGCTTCGGCGTGACCACACTCCATACCGGTCATGCCCCAGGCTCGGTAATCTCCGGTCAGACCATGGTGGTGAAAACGTATCCTCCTAGTCTGGATCAGGCCCTGATTCTCCCTGAGTCAATGATCGCAGCCACTTTGGGCGGCGGGTCGACGAGCGGCGAGAAGGGAAAGTCGCCCGGGACGCGGGCCAAAGCCATGGCGATGCTCCGGGCGGAGTTGCTGAAAGCTCAAGACTATGTTCGAAAGCAGGCGGTTCCCGACCTCGAGAAACGCCCCGCCAGGGATCTTCACCTGGAGACCTTGGGCAGGGCGCTGTCGGGAAAGCAGCCCTTGTTAATCACCGTGCACCGGCATCAGGACATCCTGGCCGCCCTGCGCCTAGCGGACGAGTTCAAGCTCAAGATCGTTCTGGATGGGGTTGCGGATGCCCCTCTAGTCATCGATGCGATCAAAGCCAGCGGGTTCCCCGTGGTCCTGCATCCAACCCAGTTTCGTTCCAGCGGAGAAGCGGAGAACTTGAGCATGGAGACGGCCTCCAAGCTTCAGGCCGCCGGCATTTCCTTCGCCCTTCAGAGCGGCTTCGAAACCTACGTCCCCAAAACGCGAATCGTGCTCCTGGAAGCCGCAGTGGCAGCGGCGAACGGCTTAACCTTCGATCAGGCCCTGGCATCGATCACGATCTCGGCCGCTAAGGTGTTGGGTTTAGAGCAGCGCCTCGGCTCCCTGGAGCCAGGAAAGGATGCCGACCTCGCGCTGTACGACGGGGATCCGTTTGAATATACCACGCATTGCATCGCGGTGATCGTCTCAGGTGTGCAGACCGACGCTCGGCCGCGCTAG